The following coding sequences lie in one Thalassoglobus polymorphus genomic window:
- a CDS encoding mevalonate kinase family protein, whose translation MEIIRRRAYARAGFVGNPSDGYHGKTIAMTIKQFFAEVTLYDWPKVEIVWSNDDQSSFESIGELAEDVELHGYYGGVRLIKATIKRFYEYCKAKNIELHERNFSIRYSTSIPRAVGMAGSSAIIVATLRSLMDFYHVNVPRHVQPSLALSVETIELGIPAGLQDRVVQIYEGLVAMDFAESSMTIEDGMECGKYEHLDSSMLPPVYIAYSTEVGEPTYVAHNPLRARYNSGDPDVVNAMKELARLTDTARSAIEAGQADVLHQAIDKNFNIRASICTISQSHINMIEAARAVGASAKFAGSGGAIVGTYKDETMYRQLKSSLEKIHCKVIKPMI comes from the coding sequence ATGGAAATCATTCGCCGACGAGCCTATGCTCGCGCAGGTTTCGTGGGAAACCCTTCTGACGGTTACCACGGAAAAACCATTGCGATGACGATCAAGCAGTTCTTCGCTGAGGTCACTCTGTACGATTGGCCGAAAGTTGAGATCGTCTGGTCGAACGATGACCAGAGTAGTTTTGAGTCCATCGGCGAACTCGCTGAAGATGTCGAATTGCATGGGTACTACGGAGGCGTCCGCCTGATCAAGGCGACGATCAAGCGATTCTACGAATACTGCAAAGCGAAAAACATCGAATTGCATGAACGAAACTTTTCCATTCGTTACTCGACCTCAATCCCCAGAGCGGTCGGGATGGCTGGTTCGAGTGCCATCATTGTGGCAACATTGAGATCGCTCATGGACTTCTACCATGTGAACGTTCCGCGACATGTACAACCATCGCTCGCCCTCAGCGTGGAAACGATCGAACTCGGAATTCCCGCCGGCTTGCAGGACCGTGTTGTCCAGATTTACGAAGGCCTGGTCGCAATGGACTTCGCGGAGTCTTCCATGACCATTGAAGATGGAATGGAGTGTGGCAAATACGAACACCTCGATTCGAGCATGCTGCCTCCAGTCTACATTGCCTACAGCACAGAAGTTGGTGAGCCGACCTACGTCGCCCACAACCCGCTTCGCGCCAGGTACAATTCTGGTGATCCGGATGTCGTGAATGCCATGAAGGAACTTGCCCGCCTGACCGACACGGCACGATCTGCGATTGAGGCAGGCCAAGCTGACGTTCTTCACCAGGCGATTGACAAAAACTTCAACATCCGCGCAAGTATCTGCACCATCTCTCAGTCACACATTAACATGATCGAAGCGGCTCGCGCCGTTGGTGCCAGTGCGAAATTCGCCGGTTCAGGAGGAGCAATCGTCGGAACTTACAAAGACGAGACGATGTACCGGCAACTCAAATCCAGTCTCGAAAAGATACACTGCAAAGTCATCAAGCCGATGATCTGA
- a CDS encoding amidohydrolase family protein: MRRYRARWLFPGDGPPILNATIEVRDNDIISLSIDDSDAVDLGNVALIPGLINAHTHLEFSTIPAPLQPLRDFTSWIPSVISWRQEHPDGISSAIRKGLDESISYGVTTAAEIATTDWRSDSEASSTPLNVLMFREYLGLSDEAVDFQLSSAREFLEQPGSEQVKIGLSPHSPYSLHPDLFEGLCELAEQHQVPLAMHLAESPEELELLETGGGKLAAMLQQLGVARPELFKESRRPLDYLHRLDCGVPVLVVHGNYLGQREIEFLKTRPNMSVVYCPRTHAAMQSAEHPWKELLEVGINVALGTDSRASNPDLFIWKELQFLHKRHEGIPASELLKLATINGADALQLGRVGLLKQGHIADLCVVSLQGASIENPESGLFDSQNQPAGVMKHGEWVVTPQALKILEQ; encoded by the coding sequence GTGAGACGCTACCGAGCTCGCTGGCTCTTTCCGGGGGATGGGCCACCGATTCTGAATGCAACAATCGAAGTCCGCGACAATGACATCATCAGTCTGTCTATTGATGATTCGGATGCGGTTGATCTCGGGAATGTCGCTCTCATTCCCGGGTTGATCAACGCACATACGCATCTTGAATTCTCAACCATCCCTGCTCCGCTTCAACCGCTTCGTGACTTCACAAGTTGGATTCCCTCTGTCATTTCCTGGAGACAGGAGCATCCTGATGGAATCTCATCAGCGATTCGGAAAGGGCTCGATGAATCGATCTCTTACGGGGTCACCACTGCCGCTGAAATTGCCACGACCGATTGGCGAAGCGACAGTGAAGCTTCATCGACTCCACTGAACGTGTTGATGTTTCGCGAATACCTTGGGCTTTCAGATGAAGCGGTCGATTTCCAACTGAGCAGTGCTCGGGAGTTCTTGGAGCAGCCAGGTTCAGAGCAGGTCAAAATCGGGTTGAGTCCGCACTCTCCGTATTCGCTGCACCCTGACCTCTTCGAGGGACTCTGCGAACTCGCGGAGCAGCATCAGGTTCCGCTGGCAATGCATCTGGCAGAATCACCAGAAGAGTTGGAGCTATTGGAAACCGGAGGTGGAAAGCTGGCAGCGATGCTGCAACAACTCGGCGTTGCCCGTCCGGAACTCTTTAAGGAATCTCGAAGACCGCTTGATTATTTACATCGACTCGATTGCGGAGTTCCTGTGCTGGTTGTCCATGGAAACTATCTCGGACAACGAGAGATCGAATTTCTAAAGACTCGGCCGAATATGAGTGTCGTGTATTGCCCACGAACGCATGCAGCGATGCAGTCTGCCGAACATCCCTGGAAGGAGCTTTTAGAGGTCGGTATCAACGTTGCTCTCGGGACGGATAGTCGTGCTTCGAATCCTGATCTTTTCATCTGGAAAGAGCTCCAGTTTCTGCACAAAAGACATGAAGGGATTCCCGCCAGCGAGCTTCTCAAGCTGGCAACGATCAACGGGGCAGATGCCCTGCAATTGGGCCGGGTTGGCCTGCTGAAGCAGGGGCACATCGCTGATCTGTGTGTTGTTTCTCTTCAAGGAGCTTCTATTGAAAATCCGGAATCAGGGCTTTTCGATTCACAGAATCAACCTGCAGGAGTCATGAAGCACGGAGAATGGGTGGTCACTCCACAAGCGTTGAAAATTCTTGAGCAATAG
- the ribD gene encoding bifunctional diaminohydroxyphosphoribosylaminopyrimidine deaminase/5-amino-6-(5-phosphoribosylamino)uracil reductase RibD, whose protein sequence is MNSQPKLNDESFMERALELARSAIGFVEPNPAVGSVITTADGKLIAEGFHAEFGGPHAEVVALQAAGTQAKGATIYVTLEPCSHLGKTPPCADALIVAGVSRVVVGTVDPAPHVAGTGITKLRNAGIQVDVGVCEAEAQDLIAPFRKLFTQSLPFVHAKWAMTLDGKIATHTGSSKWISNEKSRAIVHQLRGRMDAIVSGIGTVLADDPLLTARPAGRRVPLRVVLDSQARLPLDSNLVKTANESPVLLFVSDQASPTRVADLKNHGVEVIQIQRTLETGLLDVMSLLEELGLRQLTNVLLEAGSGVLGAFLDAQQVDEVHCFVAPKLIGGANALSPFGGCGLESMENAVKLRQHNVEILDGDLYIHGRV, encoded by the coding sequence ATGAATTCGCAACCGAAATTGAACGACGAATCCTTCATGGAGCGAGCACTTGAACTTGCTCGCTCCGCGATAGGATTTGTGGAACCAAATCCTGCGGTTGGGTCTGTCATCACGACTGCGGATGGCAAGTTGATCGCAGAGGGTTTCCATGCAGAATTTGGCGGCCCACATGCGGAAGTCGTGGCTCTCCAAGCTGCCGGAACTCAAGCAAAAGGAGCGACAATCTATGTCACGCTCGAACCTTGCTCCCATCTTGGCAAAACTCCTCCCTGTGCAGATGCACTGATCGTTGCGGGTGTTTCCCGTGTGGTTGTTGGAACCGTTGACCCTGCTCCGCATGTCGCCGGAACTGGAATCACGAAACTCCGAAATGCCGGGATTCAGGTTGATGTTGGCGTTTGTGAAGCAGAAGCTCAGGACTTAATTGCCCCGTTTCGCAAACTGTTCACACAGAGCCTGCCATTCGTTCATGCGAAGTGGGCGATGACGTTAGACGGAAAGATTGCAACTCACACGGGCTCCTCGAAATGGATTTCGAATGAGAAATCACGAGCAATCGTCCATCAACTTCGTGGACGAATGGATGCGATAGTCTCAGGAATTGGAACAGTCCTCGCTGACGACCCTTTACTCACCGCGCGCCCCGCTGGAAGACGAGTTCCGCTGCGAGTTGTCTTAGACTCGCAAGCCCGGCTGCCCCTGGACTCCAATCTGGTCAAAACAGCAAATGAATCGCCGGTCTTGTTGTTTGTCAGTGATCAAGCCAGCCCAACCAGAGTCGCTGACCTGAAAAATCATGGTGTCGAAGTGATCCAGATTCAACGAACTCTTGAAACGGGTTTACTCGACGTCATGAGCCTTCTTGAAGAACTCGGACTGCGACAACTGACAAATGTTTTACTCGAAGCTGGCAGCGGCGTTCTGGGTGCATTTCTTGATGCTCAACAGGTCGACGAAGTGCATTGTTTCGTTGCCCCCAAACTCATCGGAGGAGCGAACGCTCTCTCCCCGTTCGGGGGATGCGGGTTAGAGTCGATGGAAAACGCAGTCAAGCTTCGACAACACAACGTCGAAATTCTCGATGGAGACCTCTACATCCACGGGCGTGTATAG